The Seriola aureovittata isolate HTS-2021-v1 ecotype China chromosome 2, ASM2101889v1, whole genome shotgun sequence genome has a segment encoding these proteins:
- the stimate gene encoding store-operated calcium entry regulator STIMATE codes for MAAVSGVNMLSQLVDVAGPGGAGLPAVSLTNSSVPSSPTPGTDNRGCENGALMDSFGIFLQGLLAVMAFSTLMLKRFREPKHERRPWRIWFLDTSKQAIGMLFIHFANVYLSDLTEEDPCSLYLINFLLDASLGMLLIYAGVRAVSAIVEWRQWDSLRFGEYGEPVQCTAWLGQCILYILIMMFEKVLIMLVLLIPQWKKLALLNPIENPDLELAIVMLIVPFFVNALMFWVVDNFLMKKHRTKAKLEEREEDSRGNSKVRYRRALSHDDSESEILFSADDEMDESDEDDVRRLTGLKTVKKKKLRMGIPV; via the exons ATGGCTGCTGTTAGTGGGGTCAACATGCTGTCCCAGCTCGTAGACGTGGCAGGTCCAGGAGGAGCAGGGCTGCCCGCTGTGTCCTTAACCAACTCGTCGGTGCCCTCCAGCCCGACGCCAGGTACTGATAACCGGGGGTGCGAGAATGGCGCCTTGATGGACTCGTTTGGGATTTTCCTGCAAGGACTTCTCGCCGTGATGGCTTTCAGCACGCTCATGT TGAAACGCTTCAGGGAGCCCAAACATGAGAGGAGACCCTGGAGGATCTG gttcCTGGATACCTCAAAGCAGGCCATAGGGATGTTGTTCATCCACTTTGCTAATGTCTACTTGTCTGACCTCACAGAGGAAGATCCCTGCTCACT aTACCTCATTAACTTCCTGTTAGATGCTTCTCTGGGCATGTTGCTGATCTACGCTGGGGTGAGAGCTGTCAGTGCTATTGTAGAGTGGAGGCAGTGGGATTCTCTGCGTTTTGGAGAATACG gaGAACCAGTGCAGTGCACAGCATGGTTGGGCCAGTGTATCCTCTACATCCTCATCATGATGTTTGAGAAAGTCCTTATCATGCTGGTCCTCCTCATTCCCCAGTggaaaaag CTGGCTCTCCTCAACCCCATAGAGAATCCTGATCTGGAACTGGCCATCGTCATGCTCATCGTTCCATTCTTCGTCAAc GCCCTCATGTTCTGGGTGGTAGATAATTTTCTAATGAAGAAGCACAGGACAAAAGCAAagctggaagagagagaggaggattcGCGGGGAAACAGCAAGGTGCGCTACAGACGAGCTCTATCCCATGATGACTCGGAGTCAGAG ATCCTTTTCTCAGCAGATGATGAAATGGATGAgtcagatgaagatgatgttCGTCGGTTAACTGGCCTGAAGAcggtgaagaagaaaaaacttcGCATGGGGATCCCTGTTTGA